The following proteins come from a genomic window of Oncorhynchus mykiss isolate Arlee chromosome 19, USDA_OmykA_1.1, whole genome shotgun sequence:
- the LOC110497844 gene encoding protein phosphatase 1A isoform X3, protein MGAFLDKPKMEKHNAHGEGNSLTYGLSSMQGWRVEMEDAHTAVIGLPHGLDPWSFFAVYDGHAGSQVAKYCCEHLLEHITSNPDFQSGLEPNVESVKIGIRTGFLQIDEHMRNISEKKHGVDRSGSTAVGVMISPGHIYFINCGDSRGLLSRGGAVHFFTQDHKPSNPLEKERIQNAGGSVMIQRVNGSLAVSRALGDFDYKCVHGKGPTEQLVSPEPEVYAIERSEVEDEFIVLACDGIWDVMANEELCDFVRSRLEVTNDLERVCNEIVDTCLYKGSRDNMSVVLICLPGAPKVTADAVKREAELDKYLESRVEEIIKKQGNEGVPDLVHVMRTLASESIPNLPPGGELASKRNVVEAVYNKLNPYRSDDTDILFFRGFS, encoded by the exons ATGGGGGCGTTTTTGGACAAGCCAAAGATGGAGAAGCACAATGCTCATGGTGAGGGGAACAGTCTGACCTATGGCCTGAGCAGCATGCAGGGCTGGAGGGTGGAGATGGAGGATGCGCACACGGCAGTCATTGGCCTGCCTCATGGGCTCGACCCTTGGTCCTTCTTTGCTGTCTATGATGGGCATGCTGGCTCCCAGGTGGCCAAATACTGCTGTGAGCACCTGCTGGAGCACATTACCAGCAACCCAGACTTCCAGAGTGGTTTGGAGCCCAACGTAGAGAGTGTGAAGATCGGCATCCGCACAGGTTTCCTGCAGATTGACGAGCACATGCGGAACATCTCAGAGAAGAAGCACGGTGTGGACCGCAGTGGCTCAACTGCGGTGGGGGTCATGATTTCCCCAGGCCACATCTATTTCATCAACTGTGGAGACTCCCGGGGTCTTCTGAGCCGTGGAGGAGCTGTGCACTTCTTCACACAGGACCACAAGCCCAGCAACCCactggagaaggagaggattCAAAACGCCGGAGGCTCTGTCATGATCCAGAGAGTGAACGGCTCTCTGGCTGTGTCCCGGGCCCTGGGAGACTTTGACTACAAGTGTGTGCATGGCAAGGGCCCCACTGAGCAGTTGGTTTCACCAGAGCCTGAGGTGTATGCCATTGAAAGGTCTGAGGTGGAAGATGAGTTTATTGTCCTAGCCTGCGATGGCATCTGGGATGTCATGGCCAATGAGGAACTGTGTGACTTTGTCAGGTCCAGGCTAGAGGTGACCAATGACCTTGAGAGGGTCTGCAATGAAATTGTTGACACTTGCTTGTACAAG GGGAGTCGGGACAATATGAGCGTTGTGCTGATCTGCCTCCCAGGGGCTCCAAAGGTGACTGCAGATGCCGTGAAAAGGGAAGCAGAGCTGGATAAGTACCTGGAGAGCAGAGTAGAAG AGATCATAAAGAAGCAGGGAAACGAAGGGGTTCCAGACTTGGTCCACGTGATGCGGACGTTAGCATCAGAGAGCATCCCTAACCTCCCTCCTGGGGGTGAACTGGCCAGCAA GCGAAACGTTGTTGAAGCAGTGTACAACAAACTCAACCCATACCGAAGTGACGACACA
- the LOC110497844 gene encoding protein phosphatase 1A isoform X1, with protein MGAFLDKPKMEKHNAHGEGNSLTYGLSSMQGWRVEMEDAHTAVIGLPHGLDPWSFFAVYDGHAGSQVAKYCCEHLLEHITSNPDFQSGLEPNVESVKIGIRTGFLQIDEHMRNISEKKHGVDRSGSTAVGVMISPGHIYFINCGDSRGLLSRGGAVHFFTQDHKPSNPLEKERIQNAGGSVMIQRVNGSLAVSRALGDFDYKCVHGKGPTEQLVSPEPEVYAIERSEVEDEFIVLACDGIWDVMANEELCDFVRSRLEVTNDLERVCNEIVDTCLYKGSRDNMSVVLICLPGAPKVTADAVKREAELDKYLESRVEEIIKKQGNEGVPDLVHVMRTLASESIPNLPPGGELASKRNVVEAVYNKLNPYRSDDTHNFKLYLLICSFLSLPKIKYTICSYLNVLMNTWLSAFSL; from the exons ATGGGGGCGTTTTTGGACAAGCCAAAGATGGAGAAGCACAATGCTCATGGTGAGGGGAACAGTCTGACCTATGGCCTGAGCAGCATGCAGGGCTGGAGGGTGGAGATGGAGGATGCGCACACGGCAGTCATTGGCCTGCCTCATGGGCTCGACCCTTGGTCCTTCTTTGCTGTCTATGATGGGCATGCTGGCTCCCAGGTGGCCAAATACTGCTGTGAGCACCTGCTGGAGCACATTACCAGCAACCCAGACTTCCAGAGTGGTTTGGAGCCCAACGTAGAGAGTGTGAAGATCGGCATCCGCACAGGTTTCCTGCAGATTGACGAGCACATGCGGAACATCTCAGAGAAGAAGCACGGTGTGGACCGCAGTGGCTCAACTGCGGTGGGGGTCATGATTTCCCCAGGCCACATCTATTTCATCAACTGTGGAGACTCCCGGGGTCTTCTGAGCCGTGGAGGAGCTGTGCACTTCTTCACACAGGACCACAAGCCCAGCAACCCactggagaaggagaggattCAAAACGCCGGAGGCTCTGTCATGATCCAGAGAGTGAACGGCTCTCTGGCTGTGTCCCGGGCCCTGGGAGACTTTGACTACAAGTGTGTGCATGGCAAGGGCCCCACTGAGCAGTTGGTTTCACCAGAGCCTGAGGTGTATGCCATTGAAAGGTCTGAGGTGGAAGATGAGTTTATTGTCCTAGCCTGCGATGGCATCTGGGATGTCATGGCCAATGAGGAACTGTGTGACTTTGTCAGGTCCAGGCTAGAGGTGACCAATGACCTTGAGAGGGTCTGCAATGAAATTGTTGACACTTGCTTGTACAAG GGGAGTCGGGACAATATGAGCGTTGTGCTGATCTGCCTCCCAGGGGCTCCAAAGGTGACTGCAGATGCCGTGAAAAGGGAAGCAGAGCTGGATAAGTACCTGGAGAGCAGAGTAGAAG AGATCATAAAGAAGCAGGGAAACGAAGGGGTTCCAGACTTGGTCCACGTGATGCGGACGTTAGCATCAGAGAGCATCCCTAACCTCCCTCCTGGGGGTGAACTGGCCAGCAA GCGAAACGTTGTTGAAGCAGTGTACAACAAACTCAACCCATACCGAAGTGACGACACA
- the LOC110497844 gene encoding protein phosphatase 1A isoform X2: MGAFLDKPKMEKHNAHGEGNSLTYGLSSMQGWRVEMEDAHTAVIGLPHGLDPWSFFAVYDGHAGSQVAKYCCEHLLEHITSNPDFQSGLEPNVESVKIGIRTGFLQIDEHMRNISEKKHGVDRSGSTAVGVMISPGHIYFINCGDSRGLLSRGGAVHFFTQDHKPSNPLEKERIQNAGGSVMIQRVNGSLAVSRALGDFDYKCVHGKGPTEQLVSPEPEVYAIERSEVEDEFIVLACDGIWDVMANEELCDFVRSRLEVTNDLERVCNEIVDTCLYKGSRDNMSVVLICLPGAPKVTADAVKREAELDKYLESRVEEIIKKQGNEGVPDLVHVMRTLASESIPNLPPGGELASKRNVVEAVYNKLNPYRSDDTVTTTLSPHLKDDQRKLDAPELNLECLSKRM; the protein is encoded by the exons ATGGGGGCGTTTTTGGACAAGCCAAAGATGGAGAAGCACAATGCTCATGGTGAGGGGAACAGTCTGACCTATGGCCTGAGCAGCATGCAGGGCTGGAGGGTGGAGATGGAGGATGCGCACACGGCAGTCATTGGCCTGCCTCATGGGCTCGACCCTTGGTCCTTCTTTGCTGTCTATGATGGGCATGCTGGCTCCCAGGTGGCCAAATACTGCTGTGAGCACCTGCTGGAGCACATTACCAGCAACCCAGACTTCCAGAGTGGTTTGGAGCCCAACGTAGAGAGTGTGAAGATCGGCATCCGCACAGGTTTCCTGCAGATTGACGAGCACATGCGGAACATCTCAGAGAAGAAGCACGGTGTGGACCGCAGTGGCTCAACTGCGGTGGGGGTCATGATTTCCCCAGGCCACATCTATTTCATCAACTGTGGAGACTCCCGGGGTCTTCTGAGCCGTGGAGGAGCTGTGCACTTCTTCACACAGGACCACAAGCCCAGCAACCCactggagaaggagaggattCAAAACGCCGGAGGCTCTGTCATGATCCAGAGAGTGAACGGCTCTCTGGCTGTGTCCCGGGCCCTGGGAGACTTTGACTACAAGTGTGTGCATGGCAAGGGCCCCACTGAGCAGTTGGTTTCACCAGAGCCTGAGGTGTATGCCATTGAAAGGTCTGAGGTGGAAGATGAGTTTATTGTCCTAGCCTGCGATGGCATCTGGGATGTCATGGCCAATGAGGAACTGTGTGACTTTGTCAGGTCCAGGCTAGAGGTGACCAATGACCTTGAGAGGGTCTGCAATGAAATTGTTGACACTTGCTTGTACAAG GGGAGTCGGGACAATATGAGCGTTGTGCTGATCTGCCTCCCAGGGGCTCCAAAGGTGACTGCAGATGCCGTGAAAAGGGAAGCAGAGCTGGATAAGTACCTGGAGAGCAGAGTAGAAG AGATCATAAAGAAGCAGGGAAACGAAGGGGTTCCAGACTTGGTCCACGTGATGCGGACGTTAGCATCAGAGAGCATCCCTAACCTCCCTCCTGGGGGTGAACTGGCCAGCAA GCGAAACGTTGTTGAAGCAGTGTACAACAAACTCAACCCATACCGAAGTGACGACACA
- the LOC110497844 gene encoding protein phosphatase 1A isoform X4: protein MGAFLDKPKMEKHNAHGEGNSLTYGLSSMQGWRVEMEDAHTAVIGLPHGLDPWSFFAVYDGHAGSQVAKYCCEHLLEHITSNPDFQSGLEPNVESVKIGIRTGFLQIDEHMRNISEKKHGVDRSGSTAVGVMISPGHIYFINCGDSRGLLSRGGAVHFFTQDHKPSNPLEKERIQNAGGSVMIQRVNGSLAVSRALGDFDYKCVHGKGPTEQLVSPEPEVYAIERSEVEDEFIVLACDGIWDVMANEELCDFVRSRLEVTNDLERVCNEIVDTCLYKGSRDNMSVVLICLPGAPKVTADAVKREAELDKYLESRVEEIIKKQGNEGVPDLVHVMRTLASESIPNLPPGGELASKRNVVEAVYNKLNPYRSDDTDSASTDDMW, encoded by the exons ATGGGGGCGTTTTTGGACAAGCCAAAGATGGAGAAGCACAATGCTCATGGTGAGGGGAACAGTCTGACCTATGGCCTGAGCAGCATGCAGGGCTGGAGGGTGGAGATGGAGGATGCGCACACGGCAGTCATTGGCCTGCCTCATGGGCTCGACCCTTGGTCCTTCTTTGCTGTCTATGATGGGCATGCTGGCTCCCAGGTGGCCAAATACTGCTGTGAGCACCTGCTGGAGCACATTACCAGCAACCCAGACTTCCAGAGTGGTTTGGAGCCCAACGTAGAGAGTGTGAAGATCGGCATCCGCACAGGTTTCCTGCAGATTGACGAGCACATGCGGAACATCTCAGAGAAGAAGCACGGTGTGGACCGCAGTGGCTCAACTGCGGTGGGGGTCATGATTTCCCCAGGCCACATCTATTTCATCAACTGTGGAGACTCCCGGGGTCTTCTGAGCCGTGGAGGAGCTGTGCACTTCTTCACACAGGACCACAAGCCCAGCAACCCactggagaaggagaggattCAAAACGCCGGAGGCTCTGTCATGATCCAGAGAGTGAACGGCTCTCTGGCTGTGTCCCGGGCCCTGGGAGACTTTGACTACAAGTGTGTGCATGGCAAGGGCCCCACTGAGCAGTTGGTTTCACCAGAGCCTGAGGTGTATGCCATTGAAAGGTCTGAGGTGGAAGATGAGTTTATTGTCCTAGCCTGCGATGGCATCTGGGATGTCATGGCCAATGAGGAACTGTGTGACTTTGTCAGGTCCAGGCTAGAGGTGACCAATGACCTTGAGAGGGTCTGCAATGAAATTGTTGACACTTGCTTGTACAAG GGGAGTCGGGACAATATGAGCGTTGTGCTGATCTGCCTCCCAGGGGCTCCAAAGGTGACTGCAGATGCCGTGAAAAGGGAAGCAGAGCTGGATAAGTACCTGGAGAGCAGAGTAGAAG AGATCATAAAGAAGCAGGGAAACGAAGGGGTTCCAGACTTGGTCCACGTGATGCGGACGTTAGCATCAGAGAGCATCCCTAACCTCCCTCCTGGGGGTGAACTGGCCAGCAA GCGAAACGTTGTTGAAGCAGTGTACAACAAACTCAACCCATACCGAAGTGACGACACA
- the LOC110497844 gene encoding protein phosphatase 1A isoform X5, giving the protein MGAFLDKPKMEKHNAHGEGNSLTYGLSSMQGWRVEMEDAHTAVIGLPHGLDPWSFFAVYDGHAGSQVAKYCCEHLLEHITSNPDFQSGLEPNVESVKIGIRTGFLQIDEHMRNISEKKHGVDRSGSTAVGVMISPGHIYFINCGDSRGLLSRGGAVHFFTQDHKPSNPLEKERIQNAGGSVMIQRVNGSLAVSRALGDFDYKCVHGKGPTEQLVSPEPEVYAIERSEVEDEFIVLACDGIWDVMANEELCDFVRSRLEVTNDLERVCNEIVDTCLYKGSRDNMSVVLICLPGAPKVTADAVKREAELDKYLESRVEEIIKKQGNEGVPDLVHVMRTLASESIPNLPPGGELASKRNVVEAVYNKLNPYRSDDTSRTGKNVIG; this is encoded by the exons ATGGGGGCGTTTTTGGACAAGCCAAAGATGGAGAAGCACAATGCTCATGGTGAGGGGAACAGTCTGACCTATGGCCTGAGCAGCATGCAGGGCTGGAGGGTGGAGATGGAGGATGCGCACACGGCAGTCATTGGCCTGCCTCATGGGCTCGACCCTTGGTCCTTCTTTGCTGTCTATGATGGGCATGCTGGCTCCCAGGTGGCCAAATACTGCTGTGAGCACCTGCTGGAGCACATTACCAGCAACCCAGACTTCCAGAGTGGTTTGGAGCCCAACGTAGAGAGTGTGAAGATCGGCATCCGCACAGGTTTCCTGCAGATTGACGAGCACATGCGGAACATCTCAGAGAAGAAGCACGGTGTGGACCGCAGTGGCTCAACTGCGGTGGGGGTCATGATTTCCCCAGGCCACATCTATTTCATCAACTGTGGAGACTCCCGGGGTCTTCTGAGCCGTGGAGGAGCTGTGCACTTCTTCACACAGGACCACAAGCCCAGCAACCCactggagaaggagaggattCAAAACGCCGGAGGCTCTGTCATGATCCAGAGAGTGAACGGCTCTCTGGCTGTGTCCCGGGCCCTGGGAGACTTTGACTACAAGTGTGTGCATGGCAAGGGCCCCACTGAGCAGTTGGTTTCACCAGAGCCTGAGGTGTATGCCATTGAAAGGTCTGAGGTGGAAGATGAGTTTATTGTCCTAGCCTGCGATGGCATCTGGGATGTCATGGCCAATGAGGAACTGTGTGACTTTGTCAGGTCCAGGCTAGAGGTGACCAATGACCTTGAGAGGGTCTGCAATGAAATTGTTGACACTTGCTTGTACAAG GGGAGTCGGGACAATATGAGCGTTGTGCTGATCTGCCTCCCAGGGGCTCCAAAGGTGACTGCAGATGCCGTGAAAAGGGAAGCAGAGCTGGATAAGTACCTGGAGAGCAGAGTAGAAG AGATCATAAAGAAGCAGGGAAACGAAGGGGTTCCAGACTTGGTCCACGTGATGCGGACGTTAGCATCAGAGAGCATCCCTAACCTCCCTCCTGGGGGTGAACTGGCCAGCAA GCGAAACGTTGTTGAAGCAGTGTACAACAAACTCAACCCATACCGAAGTGACGACACA